CCCAGAAAAAAGGCATATATATATAGTTCATAATTATTACTAAAGGTTTTTCCTAAACTGATCTTTTTTTCACCTTCAGCACCGAACTTTTTTGATAAGGGTTCAAAGACTGTAGCTTTAAAGATTTCATCATATTGAGGAATTTTTGTTTTCCATTTTTCAAATAAATTGTCCATAATTAAATTTCTACAATTTCAGTGTTAATAGTTTTTAAATTCTTTTCGTCAAATGGCCTCTCCAATCTAAGCCAGAAAGCTTTTTTCCGTTTTACATGTGCAAAATCCTCTTCTATTTGTAATGCCTCATTACTGTCTCTTCCAATATAATCCTTAAGAAGAATAATGGTCTGATTTTCTCTTTGATAGATCAAATTTAAAAATTGAGTCATTTTGCTGGATCCGAAGGATGATGTAGGAGCATCAAAAAGCAAAGGATAACCTTCTTCTCGAATTTCATGAGCAAGATCCGAGATGGCCAATAAAACAGCTATATGCATAGATGTCAGTAATGATTGATTAGGAGAATAAAATATACTTCCATCTTCTTCCTGTAGTTGAACTTTAACTTTTTCCCTGTTGCTATTAATTGTAAAAACGATTACTCCTGTGAATGCATCGACATTAATTGTTGAGAATATGTCGTTGGATTTGTTCTCTAGTCGGCCTACAAATTCATCAAACTTTCTATTTTTAGTATCAATGAGAATTGTTTCTACATGTCTTAATATATTTCTTGTGTTTAGAAGAAATTTACTTGCATTAGTGAGGTCAATTTCATCCTTATTATCTTCTAGTATTTTCAGTTTACCATTAATATCCTCTAGTTCTAAGGTATAGTCTTTTGATTCCTGTTTTAAGTCTTCTAAATCTTTCTGCCAGGAATTGTAATCTTTTAATACTACATCTAGATCCTCAGAGCCGATTGTTGAATTACCAATAATTTTAGATCTTTCCTTAATTTCCTTTTCAAGTTTCTCTTTAAGCTCTTTCGCTTCTTCTTTTCTTTTATGATTGAATTCAAATAATGACTCAATCTCTGAAGGGATATTTCTGATGTCTGCCAGACTATCTTCATGATTACTGCTCAGGTATACTAACTTACCCGTATAGTTGAAATTATAAAGCTTTTTAGGCTCAGCCTCTTGAATTTCTGTTTGAGCCTCCAGATATTGCTGTAATCTATTTGTCATAAATTCCAACGCTTCAGAACCTTCTTCTGCTTCACGATTGCAAACTTTGCAAAATTTGTCTTTTATCATTTCTTCCATAATTGCTTTCGAAGGCGTGCCTATCGGAAGCGGTATAAGATCTTTCAATAAAGCAATATTCGCTCTTTTTTCTCCTTCTTTTATACCTTGGTCTTTATCATATTGTGACTGAAGCTTGCGTCTTTGCTTGCTAAATTCAGTAATCTTTTGGGTAAATTCATGATGAATATTTTCAAAATGCATAAGAATCCATTTCTCATCCAATAAATTGGTTGTATAGTTTTCATCAATTTGAGATTCTGTTTTTGACAAGGACTCTTGTATAATTTGAATTCTTTTATTGATGATATCTAATGTCTTGGCATTATCAACATACTTTTCAGCATTTTTGATGTTTTTTTTAGTTTTATCAATGTTATTAGTAGTCTGTTCCAAAAAAGTAAGGCAATTTCTTTTTTTGCCTAGTAGAGTGCCAATTTCCCGCTCTAATCTACTGTATTGAGACTGATTTTGAGAATTCTTTTTTGATGCATTATCAACAGCTTTTTCTGCTGCATCCTTTAAAAATGCGCCTTTTTTTTCGTACTTATAATAATGTTTTGTATCTGAAAATAACTTTACCAAAACCGTCAAAGATTCCTCACTATCAAAAATATTGAGTTCATCTTCCCCTTTAAACATAGTGTACTTCTGAATTTCTCGGGGAAATATTTCTTCCAGCAAACTGTAACCATCTACAGGATAACGCTCGCCATTAATTTCTTCCTGAATGCCTTTAAGAACAAAATTGCTGATCTCAAAATCATTGGTATCAGATTTATCAACGACAAATTCCTTTGTTAATATTTTATGTTGTTCAAATTGTTCAACTGTAATTTCAACTCTAACTTTAAATGAGCTACCCGATTCCAAGTAAGCCATTGCTTTTTTGGAAATTAAAAAATCAAGACCTTCAGGTCTTTCACTTTTGGTACTGTTTAAAAGCCATTGTAGGGCTTCAAAAAATTTTGTTTTCCCTTCACCGTTTTCTCCCAATATAATATTGAGACCGTTCATTAGGTTAAATTTCTTGACCCCATAATAACACTGGTAGTTTTCTATAAGAACTTCTTTAATAATCATTGGTCTCTAAATTTAAGAATTGTGTAATTTGGGCATATAATGCTTTATCTGTTAAGATGTTGTTGGGGCCTTCAGTATTTTCAACAACAACTGCCAAGGTCTTAATAATTGCATGCTTTGAATCCAATCCTTCTTGTATTGTTTTCGGGAGATCTGCGGGAGGAATGTCATATTGTTCCTGAATAATTTCGTGTTTAAGAAAACTCATAAATATTTCGTCTTTTCGTGCCATATGGTTATTTGTTTTTAATATCTGATAAACTAATACTGTAATAGGTAAGAACCTCCCGAAGCTCATTATAGGTGTCAATTTTATTACTTGAGAGGTTAGAAAAATCGACAACTCTTTCAAGTTCTTTTTGAATCATGTTTTTCTCCATATCAAAAGTCAGTTCACCTCCTGCCTCAGGTACAACGATAAGGTCATGTATTATAGCATATGTTTTCTCGGGATGTATCCTTAAAACTCTTCCGCGTCTTTGTATAAATTGCCGAGGATTTCCTGTACTAGAACAAAATATTGCTAATTCGGTTCTGGGAACGTCAACTCCTTCATCTAAACATTTAATAGAAGTTAAAACGTCAATATCTCCGTTTTGAAAATCTTTGATGACATGATCCCTGTTAATTGTATTTGAAGTAAACTGTTTTACCATGATTGAAGAATGTGTCCTGCTTATAACTTTGGTGTATTCATTAATAAGTTTTATATCTTCAATAGTCTCATTTTGATCGTCATCTTTTTCATAATTTGGTTCAATGCCTTCCGGAACGTAAACTAGACTATATTTTAAAGTTCCTTTCTTATTAAACTCCTCTTCAATTATCTTCCTGAACATTTCGATTTTATTAAAAGCTTTGTGAATAATTCTTTTTCGCTCTAATAATAACATTTCAACTTCTTTACAATCCTTGTATTTCTTGGTTTTTGTATCAAAGTATTTAATTAGTTGTTTGGATTTTTTAATATATTCAGATAGTTCAGTATCCGTGAGTTTTATAATGTGAGGGTAATATTTATATTTGCATAGCCATCCCATTTTGAGGGCTTTGTCCATAGTGAAACTATAGATATACGGCGGCGTATCATTAAAAAAAATCTCGATTTTTTTATTCCCGGTATCATCAAATTGTCTATCAGGAGTTGCTGAAAGACCAATCCTTTTATGTAAATGTATTTTTGGTAATAGTCTTGAAATGTTTGGAGATCCCAAATTATGAGCTTCATCAGCAATAAATAAGGTGTCTTTTGGAAGTTCCTGAAAATGAGCTTGGAAATTTTTTTTATAAAAAGCGGCATAAGTGACAATTATCACAAATGAAATATCAATAAAATTACTGGCACTGTTTAAAAAAGAAATATTTTGTGGCCATTTTTCTTTGTTGCTTACTGTTATTATATTGTTGAAATTGAATTTTTTACATTCATTTTTCCATTGCTCTAACAAGGCTTTTGTTGGGACGAGGATAATGGCTTTATAATGTTTTCCAACTTTATATTCATTAAGAAGGCAATTAAGAGAAGTCAATGTTTTACCTGTTCCGGTTGCCATATTAAATAAACCTTTCTTATCATTTGCCAGCCATTTTTCATGTGCCTCAAGTTGATACGACCTCGGACCTTCGGAATAAGGAAATTTTGGTGATTGTTCTAACTTGTAATACTTGGCAGTTTGTTGTATTGCAGAATTAACAGATTTTTGAAGTTTACTGTTTTGTAAAGCAATGCTCTTTTTTTCAAGTAATTCTTTTTCCTGAATAAGTAATGCCGAGAGACTTTTATTTCCAAAGATATCAAGAAGGGATTCTTTAATATTGGTGATATCTAAATATTCTATAAAATCTGCCGTACCATTAAATATTTCATTAAAGTATCTATCTTGTTTATTGATGAACTTTCTTGATCTTTCATCATCCCAAGACAAAAAACATTCAAGCTCTTCCAAATTTTCCAAAAGACCATAGGCGGTAAAGTTACACGAGGATTTGAACCCTACGGTATCTTTTCCGTCACTGAATATTCCGGATTTATAGTGGGCAATTCCTTTCTTGTCTTTGGGTTTGATAATTTTAAATTCAATCCTGTCATTAGCAATTAACCAGGCAAAACATTCAAAAAAATGAGTCCCGTAATCATCTAATGCCATTTTTAAATTATAAAGATTATTAAAGTCATGTAATATAATATCTTTTTTTTCTTGACCTTTTTCTATAGCTTCTTTATCTTGTGAAGACAGAACATTATTGATAATAATCCTCATTTTTCCACCGGAGTGAATGAAATTTGCAAATCCTAACGAAAGAACATTTAAAGCAGATGAACTGAAATAGCCTAACAAAAGATCAAAACTTTTGCTATTGCATAATGAGTCTAAATAAAACTGCAAAGGCTCATCATCGCTTCCTGTTTTATAGTCTCTGTCTTTCGCCCAAATTGCGTCTTTCATCATAATGTATTATTATATATGGTTTTTCAAATAATCGATAAAATCTTTGATCTGAAATTCTTTAGTATTATGATCGATTGATATTCTAAGCGTTTGCTTACATTCTGCATCTGTAAATCCCATTGCTTTTAAAACATGAGAACTTTCAATAATTTGAGAAGTACAGGCTGAACCATTGCTTAATGCATAATTAACTGCCTGAGGGATAAATGTATCGGAATCTAGCCCCGGTATAAAAATATTCATAATGTTAAATACACAATTATTCTTGCTTCCAATCAGTTTTGCACCTTTAATATCCATTAGCATATTGATAAAATAATCATGTAAGTTTTTATTAATCTGAAAATTCTGATTTTGCTCTTTAATTGCAATCTCACATGCTTTACCTAAACCTACTATAAGTGGGGTATTATAGGTCCCGGGTCTTAATCCTTTTTCTTGACTTCCGCCATGAAATAGTGGAGTCACGCTGATTTCTCTTCTCTTAAATAAAATACCAACTCCTTTGGGAGCATTTAGCTTATGACCGCTAAAGCAAAGCATATCGATATTATCTTTTTGCACATCAACAGGTATTTTCCCAATAGCTTGTGTTGCGTCACAAAAAAAAGCAATATTATTTTCCCTAGCTAAATCTCCGATTTCTTTAATAGGCTGGATAACCCCGGTTTCGTTGTTAACGTACATTATACAAATTAAAATGGTATCGGCACGAATAGCATCTTTAAGTTCGGAAATGGATAGTAACCCTTCAGCATTAACATTTAGATAAGTAACTTCTACACCTTTAGTTTCGAGGTTTTCACAAGTTGATAAAACTGCTTTATGTTCCGTTTTTACTGTAATAATATGGTTTCCCTTTTCGTAATTTGCTTCCACATATCCTTTGAGTGCAATATTAATAGACTCAGTTGATCCTGAAGTGAAAGTAATATCCTCGGCATTCGAATTGATCAAGTCGGCAACCTTCTTTCTGGATTTTTCAATGACCAACTGTGATGTTTGACCAAAATCATGATTACTGGATGCATTTCCGTATAACTCTGTAAAATAAGGAAGCATTGATTCAAAAACTCGTGAATCAACTTTTGTTGTGCTTGCAGTATCAAAGTAATTAAATGCCATTTTATCTTTTTATTACAATATTACAAATGTTATAAACAATTTACAAACCTGATCCTCTGCCTTATAAGAATACAACTTTTTTTCATGATTTAAAAACTATAGCCAGTAATCATGTTTATACTAGACCGTTTTGCATATTCCAACTATACAAGATGTTATATTCTCCACCTTGCAAAATCATATCATTCTTCAACAAAGTTTTGAGTACACTTTACAATTGATATTTTTCCTCCAACAGAACAGTAACAGGTAGAGCAGTCTAATAGTTCCTTTTTGCCATCAATTTCAAAATCAGAGGTATTATCCCATTTAATTGGTAAAGGAGTACAGGAAGATCTTAAAACACTACACATTCCAAAAGGTTTAATGTTAATATTAGGCTGTCTGTCTTCTTCTGTGGCCTGTAGCTTTCCATCAATACTCATGAAAGATTGACTTGTTACTGTGAGTGGAGCTGGTGAAGCTCCTTTATCACATTTTAACTTAGTGGTATCTGTTATATATTGAGACATTATTTTATTGTTGTTTATGACAATCTATTTCTTTCAATCCCACATACTCCCAGAAACCTCCAACCTTTCTATAAAACTGGATATCTTTACCAAAATAAGCCTTACCTACCTCTGAGTCATAATCATACTCATATACACCAAATTTAACCCAGCATAATGAGAGCTCTCCACACTGTTTATTAGTTTCAAACGGATAAAAGTACAATCCTACAAAAAATAAAACAGTACAAAGAAGTAATAACATTCTTAAAAATATCTTTTTCATAGTTAGTATTTATCTAATGTTTTAAAATCTGCTTTTCGTTTTTGAAAATAATCAATGAGTTGCCCCAATTTGTTTACTTCATCTTTGTTTTTCAAATCTACAACTCCATTAACTAATTTTCCATTTCTGAATGCTCTTTCGTGCATTAACAAAATAACTTTCCCATTTTTCTTTCCAACAGCATCCCATAATCCCCCATAATAGGACATATCTAATAGTTCATCACGAACAGTCTCCCAAGATTCTGAAACCCTATCAAATCCAATATATTGTTTCGAGTACATATCATAGTAGGGATGAATATGATCATCGTTTCCAAAATCCATAGTTTTATTATTAACTTTTTCCTGAACCTTTGCAACAGAAGCATTTTTAAAATCCCAACTCTTTATATTCCATTCACAGTCCCAGCCATACACTTGATAACCTCTTTTTTCAAATAATTCTTTAGCCTCATCTTTTGTATCCTTACTATTATCGGAATCAATATCTACAAATTCTTTAGTGTGCCAAGTATTTCTTCCTGGAAATCTAGCCAGAGGGATTGTCTGGTTTTTAGATAAAGGAACATTCCTATTCTTTATAACTCCTTTTCCATAAATTTCATCTAAGTAATACAAAATTTGCTCTTTACATTTTGTAAAATCAGTAAACACACTTCTTTTATCTTCTGGCTTACTTCCATCTCCTTTATATTTAATCCCTTCCTTATAGGCATTTTTATAAAAATCATTTACATGTGAATAGCTATGATTACCTATAACATGATTCTCATATATATCTTTTAATATATCTAAAGCTTTTTTTCTATCCTTACTCTTCTCAATAAAATAATATAAATGTATCCCTGTTAAGAAAAATGTTCCTTTGATTCCTTTTTCCTTTAGTAATTGTAAAACCTCTTCTGTTCCTGCCTGTATTCCATCATCAAAGGTTAAATAGATTTCTCTCTGGACAATCTTAACAGGTTTAGTGTCTTTCAATTCACGTATAGCCAATATTTTAGTATCTCCCATTACTTTAGAATTAAGCTTGTTGTTTTTCTACTTTTACACTTCTCTTTAGCTCTGCAAAGCCATCTTTTTTAACGTTACCCGTAAGAGTTATTTCTTTTTCCCCGTTATTTATGTCTTTATCATCAACTTCATATACAGTTAGTGTAATTGATTCTCCTTCTTCATAGTTTCTGGTATAAACCAATAAACTTATTTCTTCATCATAAGATGCCATTGTAATTTCTTTATTCATATCTGCATCCATCCATTGAGCACTTACAATTTGTTTCTCTTTAGTATAATCAAACTCCCCATTTTGAGGAAGCTTGTTCATTTGAGGGGCTTTATACTCAATCTTATCTTTAGCAGTCAATAATGAGTTAGCCCCATACACATGCATTCTGTCTTTTGCTCCGAACTCTGTCTGTCCATCTGTATAACCTATGAATTTTTCTTTGCCATACAGGTCTAGGTGGGCTCTTGCTGAAATTTCAGTATTAGTTCCAGCATTGATAATGGTTTTCTTACCACTATCCTGGCTTATCTCTTGCTTGGCAATAATCTTAATATTTTCACCAACATTGGTATCCATATTCTTTCCTGCTTTGGTTTCAATATTCTCCTCAATATCAAACTTCAGGTTCTTTGATTTTATGGTTATGGTTTCAGGAGCAGTAATGTTGATATTGCTTCCCTTTGTATCAAATCTCAATTCGTTACCACTTTTATCAGTCAATAAGATACTTTCATCCTCTGTAAACACTAATCTGTGCCCACTTCTGGTCTGTAATGATTTTACTCGGTTATCCATTCCCCCTCCTAAACCAACACCACCATGAAACATTCCACCCATTGCAAAAGGGAAATCTGGATTATGATATTCAAAGTTAACCATTACTTGGTCTCCTATTTCTGGAACAGCCACAAAGCCTCTATTCTGGCTTACTGCATCTGTGCCACCAGCATCAGGGCTCATCATTCGGATAAAATGAGTAGTATCGTTCAACTGCCAGTCAAACTGCACTTGTATTCTACCTTGATTTAAGGGGTCAATATTGGAGATAACCGTTGCCACTTGTGGCTCTGCTTTAGGCATTATAAAAGCTGGTTTAGGCATAAAACCTGTTCCCTCAGCTATAGCTTCAAAACTTCCAGTATAATAGCCTCTTGCATCCACTTCATGGCTTATCTCTGTCATCATTAATGTAGTGAAGTGGGAAGTTTGGTTACTATCTTGATTTCTCATGTCTATATCTGCTACACAACCTACAAACAGAAAAGGAACGGTTGTGTTTCCAGAAACAGTAAAAACTTCTACAGCCTTACTCCCTCTTGCACTCTTTTGAGAATCATCTACATCCAGAAACATATTAGCATTAATGGGGGTAGGAGTAAGAGACCTTGTTTTGAAAATATTATCATTCAATTCATAGGCTTTGGCTGATAAATTTCCTAAATGTTTAATGTTATTATTAGAGCCTAGCATTTTTGCATGGTTACTACTATTATAGCCAAAGTATTCAGGTTTAGTGTGTACTGCTTTTAATTCTACCTGTACATCTGTAACATTGCTTCCGTAAACAAGCTGTATTGGCTTTTCAGATGGAGGAAGCTTCCCAAAATGTAGAATATACCCATCGTAATAAAACTGTTCTCCATAAGCTTCTGCAAGTCTTGCAAGATAGTTGTAATGAGTTTCACAATATTGAGAGCTATAGTTAATGTAGCCTTTATTCTGGGTTTCTATTCTGAAATCAAACTTACTTGTTCCCAGTGCTTCCTTAATAATTCTATCTGCAATGATAGCCGTGTTTACAGATTGATTTCCTCCGAAACTCTGAGTATGTGGGGCTGAATCCATCAAAATTGTTGGACTGTATCCTTTAAGCACAATATTACCTAGGCTCATTTGTTCCTGGCTAAAAGCAATCTTCGTAATAACACCTACAAACGTTCTTTCAGGACTTTCGTTTTCAGTATCTTTATATTTGAAAGTTACTGTAATTCGTTTTCCTAAAAATTGTTGGGCTTCTTCAAGATTGTAGTTCTGTACTTCACCTAATGAATCATGAGCTAAAGTCAGTTCAAAATTATGGTGTGCTCTGACACTTTGTTGTAAACGAAAGTGTTTAAAATGACTGATAGATTTCCCTTCCACCACAATATCAAGCTTAACCACACGGTTAATTCCTGATATATGGTTCTCTGAAATCTTTTCAGAATTGGAAATATTCTTTCTCATTAATACTGTGGTATTTGTGTTTATATCACCAAATATAGATAAATAGATAATACCACATATACAAATTTGAAAAAACTTTAAAAAGTGTAGTAAAGCTACGATTGATGAGAATGCTAGAGTTTTGTGGCATCCCAAACAATATTAAGATAATATAGCTTGAGGCTTATTCATCGGGTTCATTGTATGTATTTGGAAAGGTTGACTTCAGGATCCGTTGTTTATTCTTTTTTTTAATTTTTATTGCTTTAATTTCAAGTCTAAGAAATTGTTTTAAAATAAATTCTAAATTCTCTTCTTTAACTGTTAGAATAACCTTCATTACTTTCAGATAATTTACTTTTATTAATGATTTAATATTTTTTGTTTTTCAGCTTCAAACTCCTCTTCATTAATAGCACCTGAAGCACGCAAATTATTTAATTTATCTAAATGGTCATATTTGTCTGAAGATATCATATTCCCAGAATTATTTTTTATATAAATTGTATTTCTACTTGAAAAAGCCTTTGCAAATGCTAGCCACCATCCATATACTGTCCATCCAAAAAAGAGATTGATTAGCAATACACTGAAAAATTTAAATCTTATTATAGGTGATCTAAATAAAGCGACTATAGTGGGTATAAAATAAATAAAAACAATTATTTTGAATAACGGAAATCCTCCGTTGTTATGACTTGTAGTAGCAAGTATTGTTAGCATATTTATAATTTATTTTTATTATTATTCATTTCTTTTTTGTTTAAGAGAATACTGTAATTCTTTAAAAAATACGTTCAAATATAAAACATTTAAACAAAAAGCCACTAATTAGATACATCTTTTTAGTGGTAACATAAACAAGGCTTATTTCCAAGCTTTGTATTCTCTAATAGAGATTACATGGAGGAAAAAGAATTTTTAAAGGATGAAGTCTTAAAGAAGCTTGGTAAGAGGATAAAAGAGATTAGGATAGCTAAAGGGTATTCAAGCTATGAATATTTTGCCTATGAGCATAATATATCCAGGGCTCAATATGGCAGATATGAAAAAGGTGAAGATTTACGATTTAGTACCTTAGCAAAAGTTATTAATGCTTTTGGTATGACTATGAATGAATTTTTTGCAGATGGGTTTGAATAGTAGGTGACATAATTTATAAATTAGCATTAAGTTACTATTTATTATGAGTACAGCTACCAATCTAATCATGCAGGATATTTTAACTCTTATTAGTAGAAAAACGCAAGATGTCGATTACGTGAATAGTTGTCAAACGATTCTTATACCTATTACAATAAACCTTGATGAACTTATTTTTTATCCAGATCAGCAATTAGTAAAAGATGCTTTTGCTTGCTTAGCTTCATTAAATATGCAGTGGATACCATTTAAAGATAGTAAAGATGGTTCCAAAAAAGTTCTGCTTAGCGTGATGAATTTCATGAATATTATTGAAGATAAGGTAGTATTTAAGGTTCCTTGCTTCTTTTTATCTGAATTTGCAAAAGTAGATTTTAGCCTTGAACGTTATAATTGCAAAAGGTAACATGAATGTTAATTTGCTTTATTTATTCTTAACAAATATTATTGAAGAGTATGCTTAAAATGAAAAAATTGTTCAGATTGTAGAAATCCTGCTGTTAAGCTGTTCAGATTTTATTTATCCTATTCTTTCGTTGCAAAAATAAGTACATTTTCTTTAAATAACAATTTTTAAGTATGATTATAGATCTGAATCATACAGTTCTATATTTTCACAGATTTGAATTTGCCTGGTAAATTCAAATTTTCAATTTCAAAATAGCAAATTTAAAATTAAGAAAAGAGAAAATTAATGCAAACGGATTAATACCTGTCCATTTTGTTGTTAGGTATAATAGAGAAAGAATAAGAAATATTGTAGGGATTTCTGTATAGTAAAAATATTAGAGAGTCTCTAGTGAAGATTCTCAAACAGGCTTTTCAGTTTGCTTAAAATATTAAAGTAACACAAATCAGATATCTTTTCTTCTTCCTTATTTCCATCCTTATTTACTATTGTTTTAACAATGCGTGTTCCTCCTCGATTGTAATTTGTAGGTTTAGAAATTATAAACCCATTAGACTCTTTATTCATTTTTACTTTCTTCCAGTTGTAATCATTATCTTTAATCAAATTTATTAGATTATCAATGTCTGTTGCCGAAACATCTTTTAATCCAGCTTGATACACTAACTGTAGACGTTGATGAAAATCATC
This sequence is a window from Chryseobacterium culicis. Protein-coding genes within it:
- a CDS encoding DUF4280 domain-containing protein codes for the protein MSQYITDTTKLKCDKGASPAPLTVTSQSFMSIDGKLQATEEDRQPNINIKPFGMCSVLRSSCTPLPIKWDNTSDFEIDGKKELLDCSTCYCSVGGKISIVKCTQNFVEE
- a CDS encoding DEAD/DEAH box helicase family protein, which encodes MMKDAIWAKDRDYKTGSDDEPLQFYLDSLCNSKSFDLLLGYFSSSALNVLSLGFANFIHSGGKMRIIINNVLSSQDKEAIEKGQEKKDIILHDFNNLYNLKMALDDYGTHFFECFAWLIANDRIEFKIIKPKDKKGIAHYKSGIFSDGKDTVGFKSSCNFTAYGLLENLEELECFLSWDDERSRKFINKQDRYFNEIFNGTADFIEYLDITNIKESLLDIFGNKSLSALLIQEKELLEKKSIALQNSKLQKSVNSAIQQTAKYYKLEQSPKFPYSEGPRSYQLEAHEKWLANDKKGLFNMATGTGKTLTSLNCLLNEYKVGKHYKAIILVPTKALLEQWKNECKKFNFNNIITVSNKEKWPQNISFLNSASNFIDISFVIIVTYAAFYKKNFQAHFQELPKDTLFIADEAHNLGSPNISRLLPKIHLHKRIGLSATPDRQFDDTGNKKIEIFFNDTPPYIYSFTMDKALKMGWLCKYKYYPHIIKLTDTELSEYIKKSKQLIKYFDTKTKKYKDCKEVEMLLLERKRIIHKAFNKIEMFRKIIEEEFNKKGTLKYSLVYVPEGIEPNYEKDDDQNETIEDIKLINEYTKVISRTHSSIMVKQFTSNTINRDHVIKDFQNGDIDVLTSIKCLDEGVDVPRTELAIFCSSTGNPRQFIQRRGRVLRIHPEKTYAIIHDLIVVPEAGGELTFDMEKNMIQKELERVVDFSNLSSNKIDTYNELREVLTYYSISLSDIKNK
- a CDS encoding superinfection immunity protein, giving the protein MLTILATTSHNNGGFPLFKIIVFIYFIPTIVALFRSPIIRFKFFSVLLINLFFGWTVYGWWLAFAKAFSSRNTIYIKNNSGNMISSDKYDHLDKLNNLRASGAINEEEFEAEKQKILNH
- a CDS encoding polysaccharide deacetylase family protein, coding for MGDTKILAIRELKDTKPVKIVQREIYLTFDDGIQAGTEEVLQLLKEKGIKGTFFLTGIHLYYFIEKSKDRKKALDILKDIYENHVIGNHSYSHVNDFYKNAYKEGIKYKGDGSKPEDKRSVFTDFTKCKEQILYYLDEIYGKGVIKNRNVPLSKNQTIPLARFPGRNTWHTKEFVDIDSDNSKDTKDEAKELFEKRGYQVYGWDCEWNIKSWDFKNASVAKVQEKVNNKTMDFGNDDHIHPYYDMYSKQYIGFDRVSESWETVRDELLDMSYYGGLWDAVGKKNGKVILLMHERAFRNGKLVNGVVDLKNKDEVNKLGQLIDYFQKRKADFKTLDKY
- a CDS encoding helix-turn-helix domain-containing protein; translated protein: MEEKEFLKDEVLKKLGKRIKEIRIAKGYSSYEYFAYEHNISRAQYGRYEKGEDLRFSTLAKVINAFGMTMNEFFADGFE
- a CDS encoding cysteine desulfurase family protein, which translates into the protein MAFNYFDTASTTKVDSRVFESMLPYFTELYGNASSNHDFGQTSQLVIEKSRKKVADLINSNAEDITFTSGSTESINIALKGYVEANYEKGNHIITVKTEHKAVLSTCENLETKGVEVTYLNVNAEGLLSISELKDAIRADTILICIMYVNNETGVIQPIKEIGDLARENNIAFFCDATQAIGKIPVDVQKDNIDMLCFSGHKLNAPKGVGILFKRREISVTPLFHGGSQEKGLRPGTYNTPLIVGLGKACEIAIKEQNQNFQINKNLHDYFINMLMDIKGAKLIGSKNNCVFNIMNIFIPGLDSDTFIPQAVNYALSNGSACTSQIIESSHVLKAMGFTDAECKQTLRISIDHNTKEFQIKDFIDYLKNHI
- a CDS encoding type VI secretion system Vgr family protein; its protein translation is MRKNISNSEKISENHISGINRVVKLDIVVEGKSISHFKHFRLQQSVRAHHNFELTLAHDSLGEVQNYNLEEAQQFLGKRITVTFKYKDTENESPERTFVGVITKIAFSQEQMSLGNIVLKGYSPTILMDSAPHTQSFGGNQSVNTAIIADRIIKEALGTSKFDFRIETQNKGYINYSSQYCETHYNYLARLAEAYGEQFYYDGYILHFGKLPPSEKPIQLVYGSNVTDVQVELKAVHTKPEYFGYNSSNHAKMLGSNNNIKHLGNLSAKAYELNDNIFKTRSLTPTPINANMFLDVDDSQKSARGSKAVEVFTVSGNTTVPFLFVGCVADIDMRNQDSNQTSHFTTLMMTEISHEVDARGYYTGSFEAIAEGTGFMPKPAFIMPKAEPQVATVISNIDPLNQGRIQVQFDWQLNDTTHFIRMMSPDAGGTDAVSQNRGFVAVPEIGDQVMVNFEYHNPDFPFAMGGMFHGGVGLGGGMDNRVKSLQTRSGHRLVFTEDESILLTDKSGNELRFDTKGSNINITAPETITIKSKNLKFDIEENIETKAGKNMDTNVGENIKIIAKQEISQDSGKKTIINAGTNTEISARAHLDLYGKEKFIGYTDGQTEFGAKDRMHVYGANSLLTAKDKIEYKAPQMNKLPQNGEFDYTKEKQIVSAQWMDADMNKEITMASYDEEISLLVYTRNYEEGESITLTVYEVDDKDINNGEKEITLTGNVKKDGFAELKRSVKVEKQQA
- a CDS encoding AAA family ATPase, with product MIIKEVLIENYQCYYGVKKFNLMNGLNIILGENGEGKTKFFEALQWLLNSTKSERPEGLDFLISKKAMAYLESGSSFKVRVEITVEQFEQHKILTKEFVVDKSDTNDFEISNFVLKGIQEEINGERYPVDGYSLLEEIFPREIQKYTMFKGEDELNIFDSEESLTVLVKLFSDTKHYYKYEKKGAFLKDAAEKAVDNASKKNSQNQSQYSRLEREIGTLLGKKRNCLTFLEQTTNNIDKTKKNIKNAEKYVDNAKTLDIINKRIQIIQESLSKTESQIDENYTTNLLDEKWILMHFENIHHEFTQKITEFSKQRRKLQSQYDKDQGIKEGEKRANIALLKDLIPLPIGTPSKAIMEEMIKDKFCKVCNREAEEGSEALEFMTNRLQQYLEAQTEIQEAEPKKLYNFNYTGKLVYLSSNHEDSLADIRNIPSEIESLFEFNHKRKEEAKELKEKLEKEIKERSKIIGNSTIGSEDLDVVLKDYNSWQKDLEDLKQESKDYTLELEDINGKLKILEDNKDEIDLTNASKFLLNTRNILRHVETILIDTKNRKFDEFVGRLENKSNDIFSTINVDAFTGVIVFTINSNREKVKVQLQEEDGSIFYSPNQSLLTSMHIAVLLAISDLAHEIREEGYPLLFDAPTSSFGSSKMTQFLNLIYQRENQTIILLKDYIGRDSNEALQIEEDFAHVKRKKAFWLRLERPFDEKNLKTINTEIVEI